The genomic segment GAAAGCGAGCGGGTGCTATGCGCCCTAGTGCGCGAAGGGCTTACGGTCTACGAATCGGGGCTTGCTGATGTGGATGCGGCGATGCGCAGAATCCGAATGATCAGCATGAACCATCTGGACTACTTGCGGCAACTGCCGGATCAAAGCGTAGACATCGTGTATTTTGACCCGATGTTCCGGCAGCCGATTCATGAGTCGAGCTCGATTCAGCCGCTGCGCCAATTGGTCAATGACAGCGCCTTGTCTGCCGAGGCAGTGGCCGAAGCGCTGCGAGTGGCGCGCAAAACCATCGTGCTTAAGGAGCATCGCCATAGCGAGGAGTTTGCAAGACTCGGCTTTGAGCGGCGGCATTTACATTCTTCAAAAATTGCTTATGGAGTGATAGAGGTTGCCAGAACAAGAGAATAAGCGGGTAACTGCGCTGGGCAAAAAGCAGCCTTTGCTCGTATTAATTGGCCCTACGGCAGTTGGCAAAACCCATTTAAGCCTGGAGCTGGCCAAAGCTTGGCAGGCGGAAATCATTTCGGGCGATTCGATGCAGGTTTATCGCGGCATGGACATCGGAACAGCGAAGCTTCCACTGGAAGAGCGAGAGGGCATCGCACATCATTTAATTGATATTCGCGACCCGGATGACCCCTATTCGGTGGCAGACTTTCAGGCAGGCTGCGGAAGCAGCATTGAAGAGATTGCTGCTAGGGGAAAGCTGCCCTTCATCGTTGGCGGCACGGGACTATATGTGGAAGCCGTATGCTACGGCTTTGAATTTTCAGAGAGCGGCTCAGATGAGGCCTTTCGCCAGGAGCAGGAGCAGTTTGCTCTTGCGCACGGTGCTGAGGCGCTGCATGCGAAGCTTGCGCTTATTGACCCGAAGTCCGCGGAACGCCTGCACCCGAATGACCAAAGGCGCGTCATCCGCGCGCTTGAAGTATTCCATTTAACAGGAATCAAGCAATCAGAGCAGCTCGAGGGTCAGAAAAAAGAATCCCCCTACGAATTGTGTATCATCGGGCTGACGATGGATCGGGCGGAGCTGTACCGCCGGATTGAACTGAGAATTGACCAGATGCTGGAACAGGGGCTGGTCGAGGAAGTGAAGGCGCTGCTGTCGCGTGGCGTTCCGCCTCATGCTGTAGCTATGCAAGGACTCGGCTATAAGGAAATAGCGTCATTTTTACGGGGAGAATGTACGCTTGAGGCTGCGGTAACTTTGCTGAAAAGAGACACGAGACGCTTTGCCAAGCGCCAATTGTCATGGTTTCGTCACATGAAAGATATCGAATGGATCGATATGGGGGAAAATTTTCACAACAATTTGCATCGGATTCATGGTATAATAGCAGGAAAGTTTCAAGTCCATCTTGAATATACTTCTAATCAATCTTTTGTAGACGGAGGTAACGTCCAATGAACAAA from the Paenibacillus sp. BIHB 4019 genome contains:
- a CDS encoding class I SAM-dependent methyltransferase, with amino-acid sequence MIVTTADRPSEATVAKARRIAGELSVPYRARGRMTLRQIGAEMAEIRLFVVTDREVRYYEGQTDTPLFFHPSMAFVRVKRLRRGETDPLITLSGCEEGDTIVDCTAGLASDSLVFAYASGTSGQVTAIESERVLCALVREGLTVYESGLADVDAAMRRIRMISMNHLDYLRQLPDQSVDIVYFDPMFRQPIHESSSIQPLRQLVNDSALSAEAVAEALRVARKTIVLKEHRHSEEFARLGFERRHLHSSKIAYGVIEVARTRE
- the miaA gene encoding tRNA (adenosine(37)-N6)-dimethylallyltransferase MiaA, producing MPEQENKRVTALGKKQPLLVLIGPTAVGKTHLSLELAKAWQAEIISGDSMQVYRGMDIGTAKLPLEEREGIAHHLIDIRDPDDPYSVADFQAGCGSSIEEIAARGKLPFIVGGTGLYVEAVCYGFEFSESGSDEAFRQEQEQFALAHGAEALHAKLALIDPKSAERLHPNDQRRVIRALEVFHLTGIKQSEQLEGQKKESPYELCIIGLTMDRAELYRRIELRIDQMLEQGLVEEVKALLSRGVPPHAVAMQGLGYKEIASFLRGECTLEAAVTLLKRDTRRFAKRQLSWFRHMKDIEWIDMGENFHNNLHRIHGIIAGKFQVHLEYTSNQSFVDGGNVQ